The genomic region caactaagcaccacgcagccgctcactcactccccccccacccagtgggatgggggagaaaattgggaaaagaagtaaaactcgtgggttgagataagaacagtttaacagaacagaaaagaagaaactaataatgataatgataacaataataaaatgacagcaataataataaaaggattgaaatatacaaatgatgcacagtgcaattgctcaccacccgctgaccgatgcccagttagtccctgagcggtgatgccccccgcccccactccccccagttcctatactagatgtggcgtcacacggtatggaataccctgttggccagtttgggtcaggtgccctggctgtgtcctgtgccaacttcttgtgcccctccagctttctcgctggctgggcatgagaagctgaagaatccttgactttaaacattacttagcaacaactgaaaacatcagtgttatcaacattcttctcatacctaactcaaaaacatagaaCTGtatcagctactaggaaggcaattaactctatcctagctgaaaccaggacattagTAAAAAGACACACAGGCCTAATTGGCATGGTATTCCAGATATTACACTCATTTAATGatgtcagttttcatttctgttccaATTTTTAGGATGATTTACATTTTCAGAGCTGCATTTTTAGCTACATGTAGTCAAATTTCTAAATATGCTTGAAAGATCAGATtagtaaactttttttcttattctacaACTAAGGCAGTTCTgtaataagcttttaaaaaagtaagtgGTAGTTAAAAGAGACATACCCTCTCTGTAGAGGCCTTTTGTACATTCAAGATTTTAACTCCATTTGGCAGATGAAACTCATGAGTTTCATAGTCTGTGCTGAACAAGGTATTTTGTGTCCGTGGGTCAACAAATTCCATGCCAATATCGCTGGTAATagaagttttgtctttttccacACTAAGCTTGGTTGTTCCTTGCTGAAACACaatcttcagaaacaaagtCATGAAATTAATGATGTTTCAAATATAATGTTTATTAATACTGTGAATGTAATTCCATAGTGTTGCTCACAAACTTTCAATTCATGATATAACTTACAGGCTGATTATTTCCAGTGATCACCAAATCTTCATTACGTCTGCCTCCTACAGTGCTTTTATATAATGGATGTATCACGCCCATGTCAGAAACTTGCTTAAACCGCAACAAGCCACTCTCATGGAACTCCATACTGTCACAACCATTGGGACCAATTCGAATCACTGCCCAGATAACTAGCGTaatctgaaagagaaacacacaTTTTCAAAGATTACTTTGATCGTTTGGATCTTCTCACAACAAGTATTGCATTAACTAGATGTTTTGAAAGAATTATTAATGCTAGTGTTCAAGTGAGCTTTAGGTGTGCATTTACTTTAGTCTGTTTAATTCCTACTGGAAACATCAGAACACATTTAAttatgaaaagcattttgcatgATTTTTAGACTCATCTGAAATGTTAACTGAAATAATTagtatatacataaaaatatatatacatttgaaattaaatgacatccataatttaatctttttcctgtttaaggGTAACCATGGTATCATTAGCTAAACAAACTTCCTGAACAAAGTAGCTCAGCTCAGGATATACTTACCCTTGAACTACAAGAAAGCACCTTCACAGGTGGATGTCCAATTATGAAAAACAATTCACTACTTCTCATTGATCAAGCAATAAAAAGGTGGTAGTTACAACAATGAAGGTTTAAAGTGCAGTGGCTGATTAATTCTGAATGCTCACGTGCAGCTCTGTTATTACATGTAAAATGTTTCTGGCATAACAGTTTATCCCAGATGTATTTGTACTGTGCTAATAACACTTTGCACATTTGCTGTTACTGGGTTTTGGGAACGGAGAGACACTTTCAAGGTTCCTAATTCTGTGTTGCATAAATGGTAGGTTCCTTGCTGGAACCATGATAACCGAAATAATCATGACTGAATTTACAAGATTATTCCATCTAATCTTGCTCAGActacaaaagaacaaaaaagaaaggagaaaaaatgagaaatctcCTTCAGTACATTTTAAGTCCTTCTCAGCCATACTGGAATAAGTTTTATTTCTCCAATAAaccatcaaaatgaaatatgtcCTAATGTTGCTTACAGCCTAAGTATTATACTCACAATCAGATTGATGacagccaaaataaaaagaagaacaaTCACACAAATGGCCAAGTTGCCTTTCCTGCCACGTAACCCTGTCTTATGGAGACGGTCTTCATCGATTGGAATGTATCCCGCTTTGAAGTTACTGTTGTGCTCCTTATTAACGTTCCTGCGTTCCACAGCCTTCTCTCGCATAGACTTCTTCACCGGGCCATTAGAACTTTGCTATAATACAAAGCATGGATTACCTGTTAAAAGGCATGTAAATCCCCTGAAATGACACACATATAAGTGTGCAAAAAATAGAAATCTGAACAACTAGTGAAATATATTAGATATTATGCTCAATATTATATTTTGGTTTGCCACTCTGTACTTAGAATACACATTTACAACCACTGCAATCTCTGCTAATGCAATgactaaaattaaaatccagATATTTTCAGACAATATGCTTTTATATCAAGTTTTTACCTCTTGGGGACAATACAGGACATAATCCTGCAGGTCATTTACCAGTACACAGGATTTTAGTTCCCTCCATGCTAATGGGGGCTAGACTCTCAATGAGTCTATCCAAAAGGAGCATGGTGGATATGGCTTTTAAGTTAGTTTGATAGCACAGGGTTTGCATTCAACTTCTATTGCTTGCATGcagcattaagaaaaatactgtaaggCTTTAAACTTGGCATGGGGAACTTGGCCAGCCTAGCTTTATTTAATCATTTGAAGTTACTAGATTGCAAGGGATATCCGGTGAATGTAACAAATTAACATGTAGAGGAAACTCTTGTGGATATTCATAGGGAAAATAAACCtttgatgtatttttgtaactttGTCCAAAATTTTGTTCCACCTCCCTGGAATGGAACAGGTTGCTATTTAAGTGTTCAATTCTTGAAAGACAGGGCTTGATCTTTTTGATGGGAGTATTTGTTTGTCTGAAATGAATCCCGCGAAGCTGCACCTTAAGCTTACTGCACTTGCATGTGTCTACACTGATGCAGTGGGTAAaactgtcttgttttcttctgttgccGAAGAACAAGGAAATGGTGTTGAGAAAGGTGCTTGACCTGAACAGGTTTATGGAGGGCTTCCTCGATGATGTTCTGAAAGCCACTGTAACCCTGCACAAACTCAGAACTGGCCAGGAAGGGAAACCGAGGGATGAGGTCTGTGCTCTGGAGAAAACACAAATCTTGTACAGCAGGACACTAAGTTTCTTGTCCTGACGATAGCGTGTTCTTGAAAGGATGTGACGGTGAGATAAAACTCCAAGGTAGTTTTTTCACCTGGTAAGGCAGCACAACAGAAGACAGCGCCAGGACTGGGAGAACATGGCTAAAACGGTGACTGCTGGAACAAACGCTGGAGCATCCACGCAGAACTAGACAGTGCTTCCTATGGCACCCGAGATAAGGCTGGTACAGCACCCCGCAGGCATCTGGGGCTTCCTACCCACTGCTGCCGCCGGCGCAGACGCACATACACAGGCTCACGCTGATTAAAAGGCCCGTGGAGGTGCAGGAGCTCCTGAAAGACGAGCCCTTCCTCCAACAGCTCGGTTCTTCTTCCTCCGGCTTGCGCGGCGCTGACAGAGTCCCCGTCCCACCCCTCCGACGGGGTGACAGTGACACCCCTTTCGACAAATTTAGCTTTTGTTCCCGCGTGAGACCTCGGATGCTGAGCCCGGATCCGAGCTTCAGCTTTATTTATACACTGCCGCTGGGTTACCATACTCGTGCCAGCACGACGGGACGACTGACGGCGCAGTCCCATAAATACCGACCGCACCGACCAGCTGCCTTCCGCGTCACCAACTAGCGGCAACGGCCTGTTTACGCAAGACAGTTACATTCCTGTGCAGAAATGCCAGAACACTTTATTTCGAAAGCACAAAGCGTTCTTCTTTGTCAGGGGTTCTGCGTCTGCGGGCTGGACGGCGCATCGCCGGGCTTTAGTAACGCGTCCCGCCCCGACAGCGGGCTCGGGCTGCCTCTCCCCCGCAAGGCAAAGGCCGTCCTTCCCGGACAGCGCCGGGCGCGGCTCGGAAACGCCGTCCAAGCGCCGTCTCTGCCCTCCCCGGTTGGTGCAGGCGGTGGGGAGCCAGGGCGACGGGGGCGGCCCGCCGCCACCCCGCactcccgccgcgccgcgccgcagGGCTCCGGCAGCAAACCAGCCTCGGCAACCGACGCGAAAATGGCGCCCCCGCCCGAGCGCCCCCTCCACGAGCAGCGCCCCTCGACCGGAGCAGCTGCTCGGGCGGCTGGCCGCggccccgcgggcggcgggaCGGGCATCGCTCCACCCTCGCCCCGGCGGGgacggccccgccgcctccccgtGCCTGCATCTCGGTGAGGACAGACCTGCTCGGAGGCGGCCGCCGCCATCTTCctccgccgccgctgccgccgccgctgccgccgccgccgccgccgcggaggCGCCGGCGGGCGCCCCCTTGCGGCGCGGGGAGGGAGGCGGCCGTGGGCGAGCTCGGtgccgctccgctccgccaGGCGGGTCCGTACCGCCGGTCGGGAAACGCGTTACCTGGCGGCGCCACCTGGCGGCCGAGGGGGTGTCCCGTGtcccccgtcccgtcccggccccgccccgctccccgccgggccgggccgggccgtggggcggcgggcagccccggAGGCGGCCGCCGCGTTACCACAACCGAGGCGCGCCCTGCCTGCGTCGCCAAGGCacccgccgccgcgccgggcccggcccACGTTAACAATCGCGATTATAAAAGCGGCGCGAACGTGGGGCCGCCCAGAGCAGCGGGCCCGGGCCGGCGGTACCAGCTTTCGCCCCCCGCCCGCGGAGGGCTCCCGGAGAGGACGGGACGGGGGAACCATCCCAGCCCATCCCAACCCAACTCCACCCCGGGAGCGAGCTGACAGCCGGCCATGGCCGACGGCTTGAGAAGG from Aquila chrysaetos chrysaetos chromosome 1, bAquChr1.4, whole genome shotgun sequence harbors:
- the SGCB gene encoding beta-sarcoglycan; translated protein: MAAAASEQQSSNGPVKKSMREKAVERRNVNKEHNSNFKAGYIPIDEDRLHKTGLRGRKGNLAICVIVLLFILAVINLIITLVIWAVIRIGPNGCDSMEFHESGLLRFKQVSDMGVIHPLYKSTVGGRRNEDLVITGNNQPIVFQQGTTKLSVEKDKTSITSDIGMEFVDPRTQNTLFSTDYETHEFHLPNGVKILNVQKASTERITSNATSDLNIKVDGRAIVRGNEGVFITGKTIEFRMGGNMELKAENSIILNGTVMVSPSRLPSSSYGEQFNNGNWLRFKLCMCADGTLFKVQVTGYNMGCQTSVNPCGATH